A single Filimonas effusa DNA region contains:
- a CDS encoding gluconate 5-dehydrogenase, whose product MSISLFDLKGKRALITGATHGLGMSMAMGLANAGAQIIVNDVSKEKLDAAIEEYAKNGVKAHGYLFDVTDEAAVKLHVEKIEKEVGPIDILVNNAGIIKRIPVLEMEVADWEQVIKIDLTGPFIMSKHVAKYMVERRSGKIINICSMMSELGRATVSAYAAAKGGLKMLTKNLATEWAQFNIQVNGIGPGYFATTQTAPIRVDGHPFNEFIISRTPAARWGDPEDLQGAAIFLASKASDFVSGHILYVDGGILATLGKASNE is encoded by the coding sequence ATGTCAATTTCACTTTTTGATTTAAAAGGCAAAAGGGCTTTGATCACAGGAGCTACACATGGTCTCGGCATGTCAATGGCAATGGGCCTCGCCAATGCCGGCGCTCAAATTATTGTAAATGACGTTTCAAAAGAAAAACTCGATGCCGCCATTGAAGAATATGCTAAAAATGGCGTAAAAGCACACGGTTATCTTTTCGACGTAACCGACGAAGCTGCTGTTAAACTGCACGTAGAGAAAATTGAAAAAGAAGTAGGACCTATCGATATACTCGTGAACAATGCAGGTATCATCAAACGTATCCCTGTATTGGAAATGGAAGTAGCTGATTGGGAACAAGTGATCAAGATCGATCTCACCGGCCCTTTCATCATGTCCAAGCACGTTGCCAAATATATGGTAGAACGCAGATCCGGTAAGATCATCAACATCTGTTCTATGATGAGCGAACTCGGACGCGCAACCGTAAGCGCTTATGCTGCTGCCAAAGGCGGCCTTAAAATGCTTACTAAAAACCTTGCTACCGAATGGGCGCAGTTCAATATCCAGGTGAACGGTATCGGACCCGGTTACTTCGCTACTACCCAAACAGCACCTATCCGCGTAGACGGACATCCTTTCAATGAATTCATCATCAGCAGAACGCCTGCTGCAAGATGGGGTGATCCTGAAGATCTGCAGGGCGCCGCTATCTTCCTGGCCTCTAAAGCCTCTGATTTCGTAAGCGGCCACATCCTTTATGTCGACGGCGGTATTCTCGCTACATTAGGTAAAGCTTCCAACGAATAA
- a CDS encoding RNA recognition motif domain-containing protein, producing MNIFVSNLSFNVQDEDLREFFTPYGDVTSAKIINDRETGRSRGFGFVEMSDDEAARKAIAELDQATVEGRTIKVTEAKPREDRPARSFNGGGGGYNRNNNRW from the coding sequence ATGAACATTTTCGTTTCAAACTTAAGCTTCAACGTACAAGATGAAGATTTAAGGGAATTTTTTACTCCTTACGGAGACGTAACTTCTGCAAAAATCATCAACGACAGGGAAACTGGCCGTTCACGCGGTTTCGGTTTCGTTGAAATGTCTGATGACGAAGCTGCCAGAAAAGCAATTGCTGAGCTGGATCAAGCTACTGTAGAAGGTCGCACTATCAAAGTTACTGAGGCAAAGCCTAGAGAAGACAGGCCTGCCCGCAGTTTCAATGGTGGTGGCGGTGGCTACAACAGAAACAACAACAGGTGGTAA